One genomic region from Anabaena sp. PCC 7108 encodes:
- a CDS encoding pentapeptide repeat-containing protein, translating to MANQEHLRLLKAGAVTWLKWRKQNPQIELDLSAANLQGENLRGANLQGVNLTKVDLSHALLVRTNFSGANLSNANLNQAILIEANLSAANFSIANLSGAILSQADLSDINLIGADLSAANLSGAVITDANLIGADFKNAILRDADLGNAKLIRSNLCFTNLYKANLIAADLSEANLYEAEVMAAYLYKANLYKANLTKAHLGSSYLFRANLSEANLTETDLSWTNLRGANLGGANLKGANLRGANIQGANLNGANFQDAIMPDGSKNNGVA from the coding sequence ATGGCAAATCAAGAGCATCTGAGATTACTCAAAGCAGGTGCAGTTACCTGGCTAAAGTGGAGAAAGCAAAATCCCCAAATTGAACTTGATCTGAGTGCGGCTAACCTGCAAGGAGAAAACTTGCGAGGTGCAAATCTCCAAGGTGTAAATTTAACCAAGGTAGATTTAAGTCATGCTTTATTGGTGCGAACCAATTTCAGCGGTGCAAATCTGAGTAATGCTAACCTTAACCAAGCTATTTTAATTGAAGCTAATCTGAGTGCAGCTAATTTTAGTATTGCTAATTTGAGTGGTGCAATATTGTCACAGGCTGATTTGAGTGATATAAATTTGATTGGTGCTGATTTGAGTGCAGCAAATCTCAGCGGTGCTGTGATTACAGATGCTAATTTGATCGGGGCTGATTTTAAAAATGCTATTTTGCGAGACGCGGATTTAGGAAATGCCAAATTAATCCGCAGTAACCTGTGTTTTACTAATTTGTATAAAGCTAATTTAATTGCTGCTGATTTGAGTGAAGCGAACTTATATGAAGCAGAAGTAATGGCAGCTTACCTTTATAAAGCTAATTTGTATAAAGCTAATTTAACTAAGGCACATTTGGGTAGTTCATATCTATTTAGAGCTAACTTGAGTGAAGCTAACTTGACGGAAACTGATTTAAGTTGGACTAATTTGCGAGGTGCAAATCTTGGTGGTGCAAACCTCAAAGGTGCGAACCTCAGAGGTGCGAATATTCAGGGTGCGAACCTCAATGGTGCTAATTTTCAAGATGCAATTATGCCTGATGGTTCTAAAAATAATGGCGTTGCATAA
- a CDS encoding chemotaxis protein CheB: protein MNSDHPSESLPSNSAAVEGAMPKEQDTSNVLFPIVGIAASAGGLEAFTQLLEHLPIDTGMAFVLIQHLDPSQKSLLTEILTKKTQMPVQEAEDGIIVEPNQVYTIPPNTKMTLERGVLRLISRKKILGRYMPADAFFSSLAAEQGNKAIGVVLSGSNADGSLGLGEIKAAGGITFAQNEVSAQFTEMPNNAIATGYVDFILPPSQIAEELAQIAHHPHVAGLTKPETIEPLSEIPEALPTIFALLHSATGVDFTHYKQTTINRRIARRMVLYKLEQMAAYVRYLQENPAEIYALYQEILIGVTSFFRDPEVYQGLKERVFPTITKGKSNDLPIRIWVPGCATGEEVYSIAICLLEFLENVIPKPAIQIFATDINETAIEKARLGIYKQSQLVNVSSEQLRRFFTSVEGGYKISKTIREQCVFARQNLIGEPPFSNLDLISCRNVLIYFESVLQKRVMQIFYYALKPTGFLMLGTSESTGEFSDLFPVVDRKYNIYSRKLVSVRPQLDFSTSNYPIARQDSHKQISEKSGEAVDLQKLADQIVLNLYAPVGVLINDRIDILQFRGDTSPYLRPAPGQPSFNLLKMARKGLLEELRTGILQAKRQNISVRKENLHIEGSEPNQKLNVEVIPFQADEGETYYFLVLFEDVSELAHQPSPVNPKKNIEQLDIAPEILRLREELVATKQELAATQEYLQLITHEHEAITQDLKVANEEILSSNEELQSTNEELQTAKEEIQATNEELYTTNQELHSRNLELHYVNNDLLNLISSVNIPIIILTSDLRIRRFTPVAQRLLNLIPTDIGRPLSDIRSTIDLPNLESLLQEVMDSLNVQELEVQDQQGYWYNLRIRPYRTTENKIDGVVMVFVDINALKHTAQQLEQARNYAEAIVETVPEPLLVLDSGLRVVTANQAFYRIFQVSSPEIEQQLIFELGKGEWNIPHLITCLEEIFLNKIHLQEFEITAVFDKIGYKVLLLNGCQILQEKNEPMVLLAIRDITQQRQLEAERSRLLSYEQSARLEAEASNLAKDEFLSILSHELRNPLHAILGWSQLLRKKNLEPEQIARGLEVLERSAKAQTQLIEDLLDISRITTGKLSLNNHLIDLQSVIEAALEVVRLSADAKNIQIQSHLQPAIGKVLGDVDRLQQVIWNLLSNAIKFTPPGGMVEISLERVDSQAQIRVSDTGIGIPSEFLPYVFERFRQADSSKTRVHEGLGLGLSIVRHLVELHGGTVQAESSGEGLGTTIIIQLPLSSTVKEPLLPSNSQREEDLAEFVESPVDHLPSLKDLHILVVDDEEDIRELLMTALVTYDAEVTTAASADEAIAILTTNPGMYNVLLSDIGMPDQDGFSLIQRVRSLDAKLGREIPAAALTGYVSDDEIQQVHLAGFQMHCAKPIELDQLVLMVANLAGRTANK, encoded by the coding sequence ATGAACTCCGACCATCCTTCTGAGTCGTTGCCCTCCAATTCTGCTGCTGTTGAAGGAGCGATGCCAAAGGAGCAGGATACAAGCAATGTATTATTTCCTATAGTTGGGATTGCCGCATCTGCGGGGGGATTAGAAGCATTTACCCAATTATTAGAGCATTTACCCATCGATACTGGCATGGCATTTGTGCTGATTCAGCACTTAGACCCCAGTCAAAAGAGTTTGCTAACTGAGATTCTCACTAAAAAAACTCAGATGCCAGTCCAGGAAGCGGAAGATGGGATCATCGTCGAACCAAACCAGGTGTACACCATTCCACCCAATACAAAAATGACTCTGGAACGGGGGGTGCTACGACTGATCAGCCGTAAGAAAATTCTTGGTAGGTATATGCCTGCCGATGCTTTCTTTAGTTCATTGGCAGCCGAGCAAGGAAACAAAGCAATTGGTGTAGTTCTATCTGGTAGCAATGCAGACGGCTCCCTGGGATTAGGAGAGATTAAAGCGGCTGGTGGCATTACCTTTGCCCAGAATGAAGTCTCCGCACAATTCACCGAGATGCCAAATAATGCGATCGCCACAGGCTATGTAGATTTTATCCTGCCACCATCACAAATAGCTGAGGAATTGGCACAAATTGCCCATCATCCTCATGTGGCTGGTTTAACTAAGCCAGAAACAATTGAGCCACTGTCTGAAATTCCAGAAGCCCTGCCCACAATCTTTGCTTTGCTGCACTCAGCCACAGGAGTTGACTTCACCCACTACAAGCAAACTACCATTAATCGGCGGATTGCTCGGCGGATGGTGTTGTATAAATTAGAGCAGATGGCGGCTTACGTTCGGTATCTCCAAGAAAATCCAGCAGAAATATATGCCTTATACCAAGAAATTCTGATTGGTGTCACCAGTTTTTTCCGTGATCCTGAAGTTTATCAAGGATTGAAAGAGCGAGTATTTCCGACAATCACTAAGGGCAAATCCAATGACTTACCCATTCGGATTTGGGTACCAGGATGTGCCACAGGTGAGGAGGTTTATTCCATTGCTATTTGTCTGCTAGAGTTTTTGGAGAATGTGATCCCCAAACCTGCGATCCAAATTTTTGCTACAGACATTAACGAGACTGCCATTGAAAAAGCTCGGTTAGGTATTTACAAGCAAAGCCAACTAGTTAATGTTTCATCAGAACAACTTAGACGCTTTTTTACTTCAGTAGAAGGTGGCTATAAAATCAGTAAAACAATTCGTGAACAATGCGTGTTTGCCAGACAAAACTTAATTGGTGAACCGCCTTTTTCTAATCTAGATTTAATTAGTTGTCGAAATGTACTGATTTATTTTGAATCTGTTTTGCAAAAGCGGGTAATGCAGATTTTTTATTATGCTCTTAAGCCGACCGGGTTTCTGATGTTAGGAACCTCGGAGAGTACAGGAGAATTCTCAGATTTATTCCCTGTAGTCGATAGAAAATACAATATTTACTCCCGAAAATTGGTATCTGTGCGCCCGCAACTAGATTTTTCTACCAGTAACTATCCCATAGCCAGACAAGATTCTCACAAGCAAATCAGCGAAAAGAGCGGGGAGGCTGTTGACTTACAAAAACTGGCTGACCAGATTGTCTTGAATCTCTATGCACCAGTTGGGGTATTAATTAACGACAGAATAGACATTCTCCAATTCCGGGGAGATACCAGTCCCTATTTGAGACCAGCCCCTGGACAACCTAGCTTCAACCTGCTGAAAATGGCACGCAAAGGGCTGCTAGAAGAGTTGCGGACTGGAATTTTGCAAGCGAAAAGACAGAATATTTCTGTCAGAAAAGAAAATTTACATATTGAAGGCAGCGAACCGAATCAAAAACTTAATGTTGAAGTGATTCCCTTCCAGGCTGATGAGGGAGAAACTTACTACTTTTTGGTTTTATTTGAGGATGTATCTGAATTAGCACATCAACCTAGCCCAGTCAATCCTAAAAAAAATATCGAACAGCTAGATATAGCGCCAGAAATACTCCGACTTCGAGAAGAACTAGTAGCCACTAAACAAGAACTAGCTGCAACTCAAGAGTATTTGCAATTAATTACCCATGAGCATGAAGCCATTACTCAAGACTTGAAAGTCGCAAATGAAGAAATATTATCTAGCAACGAAGAACTCCAAAGCACTAACGAAGAATTACAAACAGCTAAAGAAGAGATTCAAGCAACTAACGAAGAACTTTATACAACCAACCAAGAACTACATAGTCGAAATCTGGAGTTACACTATGTCAACAATGATTTGTTGAATTTGATCAGCAGTGTTAATATTCCCATCATTATCCTGACCAGCGATTTGCGAATTCGCCGCTTTACACCTGTGGCACAAAGGTTACTGAATCTTATTCCCACAGATATAGGGAGGCCACTTAGTGATATCCGTTCTACAATTGATCTTCCTAACTTAGAGTCATTGCTGCAAGAAGTGATGGATAGCCTCAATGTCCAAGAGCTAGAAGTACAAGACCAGCAGGGATATTGGTACAATCTCCGCATTCGACCTTACCGGACTACAGAAAATAAAATTGATGGTGTGGTGATGGTATTCGTGGATATTAATGCCCTTAAGCACACCGCCCAGCAGCTGGAACAAGCCCGTAATTATGCTGAAGCTATTGTGGAGACTGTTCCAGAACCTTTGTTGGTACTTGATTCTGGTTTACGTGTTGTTACAGCAAATCAAGCCTTTTATCGAATTTTCCAAGTTTCATCACCAGAAATAGAGCAGCAATTGATTTTTGAGCTAGGAAAAGGTGAGTGGAATATTCCCCATCTCATCACCTGTCTAGAAGAAATTTTTCTTAATAAGATTCATCTGCAAGAATTTGAGATCACGGCTGTTTTCGATAAAATTGGGTATAAAGTTTTGTTACTCAATGGTTGTCAAATTCTTCAAGAAAAAAATGAGCCGATGGTTCTGCTGGCAATTCGGGATATTACGCAGCAGAGACAATTGGAAGCAGAACGTAGCCGGTTATTGTCTTATGAGCAGTCAGCCAGACTGGAAGCAGAGGCATCTAACCTCGCCAAGGATGAGTTTTTATCAATTCTCTCCCATGAACTTCGCAACCCCCTCCATGCCATACTGGGATGGTCTCAGTTGCTTCGGAAGAAGAATCTTGAGCCAGAGCAAATTGCCCGCGGACTGGAAGTACTGGAACGCAGTGCCAAGGCACAAACTCAATTGATTGAAGATCTCCTTGATATCTCGCGGATTACAACTGGCAAACTGAGTCTCAACAATCATCTCATTGATCTACAATCTGTAATTGAAGCAGCTTTAGAAGTTGTCCGTTTATCGGCAGATGCTAAAAATATTCAGATTCAATCCCATCTGCAACCAGCAATAGGAAAAGTCCTAGGTGATGTAGATCGGTTGCAACAGGTAATCTGGAATTTGCTGTCTAATGCTATTAAGTTTACTCCACCAGGGGGAATGGTAGAAATCTCTTTAGAGCGTGTTGATTCCCAAGCTCAAATTCGAGTTAGTGATACAGGTATTGGCATACCTAGTGAGTTTCTGCCTTATGTCTTTGAACGCTTTCGCCAAGCTGACAGTAGCAAAACTCGCGTTCATGAAGGACTTGGGCTAGGACTTTCAATTGTCCGTCATTTGGTTGAACTTCACGGCGGTACAGTCCAGGCAGAAAGTTCAGGTGAGGGGCTAGGGACAACCATAATCATCCAGTTGCCTCTCTCTTCTACTGTCAAAGAGCCTTTGCTGCCTAGTAATTCACAAAGAGAAGAGGATTTAGCAGAGTTTGTAGAATCACCCGTTGATCATCTCCCGTCACTGAAGGATTTGCATATTCTGGTTGTGGATGACGAGGAAGATATCCGTGAGTTATTGATGACTGCACTTGTAACCTATGATGCTGAGGTGACAACGGCGGCATCCGCTGACGAAGCAATTGCAATCTTGACGACTAACCCAGGTATGTATAATGTGCTTCTATCCGATATCGGGATGCCAGACCAAGATGGCTTTAGTCTGATCCAGCGAGTGCGATCGCTTGATGCTAAACTTGGGCGAGAAATTCCTGCTGCTGCCCTGACAGGCTATGTGAGTGATGATGAAATCCAACAGGTTCACTTAGCAGGTTTCCAAATGCACTGTGCTAAACCTATCGAGTTAGATCAACTAGTACTAATGGTTGCCAACCTAGCTGGAAGAACCGCAAATAAATAA
- a CDS encoding DUF2555 domain-containing protein, whose product MTTLSISKTEIAAMQAAEVEDLATRLELDNYSNAFEGLNDWHLLRAIAFQRPELVEPYIHLLDLEPYDEA is encoded by the coding sequence ATGACAACTCTAAGCATTTCCAAAACAGAAATTGCTGCCATGCAAGCAGCAGAGGTGGAAGATTTGGCTACGCGTCTGGAATTGGATAATTACAGTAATGCTTTTGAGGGTTTAAATGATTGGCATCTACTCAGAGCTATTGCGTTTCAGCGTCCAGAGTTAGTTGAGCCTTATATTCACCTCTTGGATTTAGAACCCTACGACGAAGCATAG
- a CDS encoding alpha/beta hydrolase has translation MTPTLDFIKFSPKTEPKATALIVTLHGWGANAQDVASLLPYLDLPSYEFLLPNAPYTYPYTPIGRAWYDLRDENKYEGLTESRQMLIDWLQSLESNTGVPLSRTILSGFSQGGAMTLDVGLNLPLAGLVVMSGYLHPGIETLKKSSFPPTLIMHGRQDQVVPLPAAIKAKTVAESLGVAVEYHEFDMGHEISPEMLGVLRNFVLNTIG, from the coding sequence ATGACTCCAACATTAGATTTCATCAAGTTTTCCCCCAAAACAGAGCCAAAAGCCACCGCTTTAATCGTTACCTTACATGGTTGGGGTGCAAATGCTCAAGACGTAGCATCTTTATTGCCTTATTTAGACTTACCTAGCTATGAATTTTTACTGCCCAATGCACCTTATACATACCCATATACTCCCATCGGTAGAGCTTGGTATGACCTGCGGGATGAAAACAAGTATGAGGGATTGACAGAAAGTCGGCAAATGCTCATAGATTGGTTACAATCCTTAGAAAGTAATACAGGAGTACCGTTATCGCGGACTATTTTGAGCGGGTTTTCTCAAGGTGGTGCTATGACCTTAGACGTAGGACTAAACTTACCCCTAGCTGGTTTAGTCGTTATGAGTGGATATTTACATCCGGGGATAGAAACCCTCAAAAAAAGTAGTTTTCCCCCCACATTAATCATGCATGGTAGACAAGATCAAGTTGTACCATTGCCAGCTGCCATCAAAGCCAAAACCGTTGCTGAATCCCTAGGAGTCGCAGTAGAATACCATGAATTTGACATGGGACATGAAATCAGTCCAGAAATGCTAGGAGTGCTAAGAAATTTCGTCTTGAACACAATTGGTTAG
- a CDS encoding glycosyltransferase family 4 protein has translation MNILMLSSTFPYPPTRGGTQVRTFNLLKYLSQSHSITLVTQRESDVTDSEIADLRDCVDNLVVFERPPDPRSTVGIPKKIQRLGKFLLQGTPPSVLNRYSVEMQTWVDNFVKAGKCDVITCEHSVNEIYIRPYFQKQVKTIVNVHSSVYGTCLNQLATGTSENKLRDKVILPLLRRYEQNYCDKFSHIVVTTAEDQQQLQQLNKNAAIAVIPNGVDLVTFPNRLEDPGGHSIIFIGAMDNLANIDAVCFFSHEVLPELQKKYPETTFNIVGSRPAPEVLELKNQPGINVTGRVPSMAAYLHKSTICVVPMRTGFGIKNKTLEAMAAGIPIVASDRGLEGLNVDGQTTPLRALRANQPAEYIAAITQLFEQPELRLQLSANARQLVQTEFTWEIAGQHYEQICLHNRHLQKKL, from the coding sequence ATGAATATCTTAATGCTATCTTCCACCTTTCCCTATCCACCGACAAGGGGCGGAACCCAAGTCAGAACCTTTAATCTACTCAAATACCTCAGTCAAAGCCATAGTATCACCCTAGTCACTCAACGTGAGTCGGATGTGACAGATTCGGAAATAGCAGATTTACGGGATTGCGTAGATAACTTAGTCGTTTTTGAGCGTCCCCCAGATCCAAGAAGCACCGTAGGAATACCCAAGAAAATCCAGCGACTAGGAAAATTCTTGTTACAGGGAACACCTCCCAGTGTCCTCAACCGCTATTCAGTGGAAATGCAAACATGGGTAGACAACTTTGTTAAAGCAGGGAAATGTGATGTAATTACCTGTGAACACAGCGTCAATGAAATTTATATTCGTCCCTATTTTCAAAAGCAAGTAAAAACTATAGTTAATGTTCATAGTTCTGTTTATGGAACTTGTCTAAATCAGTTAGCAACTGGTACATCAGAAAATAAATTAAGAGACAAAGTTATATTACCATTATTGCGTCGTTATGAACAAAACTACTGTGACAAATTTTCTCACATTGTAGTTACCACAGCCGAAGATCAACAACAACTGCAACAGTTAAACAAAAATGCGGCAATTGCAGTTATTCCTAATGGTGTAGATTTAGTTACTTTTCCTAACCGTCTCGAAGATCCAGGGGGACATAGCATAATTTTTATCGGAGCAATGGATAATTTAGCAAATATAGACGCTGTTTGTTTTTTCAGTCATGAAGTATTACCAGAACTTCAAAAAAAATATCCAGAGACAACATTTAATATTGTTGGTTCTCGTCCTGCACCAGAAGTTTTAGAACTGAAAAATCAACCAGGAATTAATGTCACTGGACGTGTCCCCTCAATGGCAGCATATCTGCACAAATCTACTATCTGCGTTGTTCCTATGCGGACAGGATTTGGTATAAAAAATAAAACCCTAGAAGCTATGGCTGCGGGTATACCGATAGTAGCAAGCGATCGCGGTTTAGAAGGACTAAACGTAGATGGTCAAACAACGCCATTACGCGCACTTCGAGCAAATCAACCCGCAGAATATATAGCCGCTATTACTCAACTATTTGAACAGCCGGAACTCCGATTACAACTCTCTGCTAATGCTAGACAACTGGTACAAACAGAATTCACTTGGGAAATAGCCGGTCAACATTATGAACAAATTTGCTTACACAATAGACATCTCCAGAAAAAATTGTAG
- a CDS encoding glycosyltransferase family 2 protein, which translates to MPKVSVCIPTYNRANLLSYAVNSVLSQTYKDFEIIICDDGSTDNTSEIVSKWDDPRIRYIRQPVNGGRSRNMRSGFKAACGDYFIKFDDDDAITPEFLEKTVAVLDAASNVDFVCTNHWIINQNNERIESATKENSSKWGKDKLEAGLIPDLIRETFIKQSLQVGSTLFRRDCLMEVDYMRPQADGCEDFDLLVRLAIAGKQGYFLPEFLMEYRFHGGQTSLKQNLHFLSAKVFCINSYKFPDQELEKMRSHKLAITQQALGLRLIEKGDSIEGRKLLQQSTQVLGSDKKIMLGMMLSYLPISLRKSALQIFRQIRPKDYTEQVRG; encoded by the coding sequence ATGCCTAAAGTTAGTGTTTGCATTCCCACTTACAACCGAGCTAATTTACTTTCTTACGCTGTGAATAGTGTTTTATCTCAAACTTACAAAGACTTTGAAATTATTATTTGTGATGATGGTTCTACAGATAATACTTCGGAAATAGTCAGTAAATGGGATGATCCACGCATTCGCTATATCAGACAACCTGTTAATGGTGGCCGTAGTCGGAATATGCGTTCTGGTTTTAAAGCTGCTTGTGGGGATTATTTTATCAAATTTGATGATGATGATGCAATTACTCCCGAATTTCTAGAGAAAACCGTGGCTGTTTTAGATGCAGCATCAAATGTAGATTTTGTTTGTACAAATCATTGGATTATTAATCAGAATAACGAAAGAATTGAATCAGCAACTAAAGAAAATTCTAGTAAGTGGGGAAAAGATAAACTTGAAGCTGGGCTGATTCCTGATTTAATTAGGGAAACTTTTATCAAGCAAAGTTTGCAAGTTGGTTCAACTTTGTTCCGTCGAGATTGTTTGATGGAAGTTGATTATATGCGTCCCCAAGCTGATGGATGTGAGGATTTTGATTTATTAGTCAGATTGGCTATTGCAGGTAAGCAAGGGTATTTTTTACCTGAGTTTTTGATGGAATATCGTTTTCATGGTGGACAAACAAGTTTAAAACAAAATCTGCATTTTCTGTCCGCCAAAGTTTTTTGTATAAATAGTTACAAATTTCCTGATCAAGAATTAGAGAAAATGCGATCGCACAAATTAGCTATTACCCAGCAAGCTTTAGGTTTAAGACTGATTGAAAAGGGTGATAGCATCGAGGGAAGAAAGCTTTTACAGCAATCAACTCAGGTTTTAGGGAGTGATAAAAAAATCATGTTGGGTATGATGCTATCTTATCTACCAATCAGTTTACGGAAGTCAGCTTTACAGATTTTTCGTCAGATTCGTCCCAAGGATTATACTGAGCAAGTACGGGGGTAA
- a CDS encoding ATP-binding protein, with product MASIDELILRNTNPFDNIYPTNFWHKQDNSESTIDYIHQEAFVIIETLLNQVSQDSRTRTVLIHGNTGSGKTYLLSRLKRQLNYKACCVHIPPFPQRDSIWRRILRYTVDSLVQVVENNQSSVLLLWLSTIKQDVSKDTRLDFWRSDKQKFINKLKEIYKQVNIYDPDVFFGVLYELNNLEVDNLAGKYLRGDNLSEESLQKIGVEKSINTETTARENLANFSKIMADIQPIIICFDQIESIARLPNGSIDLDILFQVNAKIREENQNCLIIISISTHSWEQNKYQIEQSYKDTINQTIELRNISLAQAELLLGSRLHSLHQQADTQPISPIYPLNRQLLETTFTTGRTNLRDVLIYARNVYKAYKEWLAKDDKSDHFSLSKKNQNKKDEYLEFLSYFKVKWREEFSQIQKQITQVSQLSSPELIQFLQEVLLALQIEKVTNPLFIRTKYASYSLSYELQDKSEIVGVVWAEDPNITSFFHVMEACRKTLEKNPSLKLSLIRGESLGNPKSQAYKLYKEIFIGSHHRYITTDLNSVHYLATYHNFVRNAREGDLVIGSKIISLKNLQSLIYTTKILHNCLLLQELGVVKKAHDLATQTNGNNEPTMFKPMNEKNVWKESKDYIFNLIITQHCLSRKVLLKKACNNFPGLKKLQLDGLIQQLCWENKIKVIDSKASPESQLICLFPKK from the coding sequence ATGGCATCGATTGATGAACTTATTCTCAGGAATACTAATCCTTTTGATAATATTTACCCTACAAATTTTTGGCATAAACAAGATAATTCAGAATCGACAATTGATTATATTCATCAGGAAGCATTTGTCATAATTGAAACACTATTAAATCAAGTTTCTCAAGATTCTCGAACAAGAACTGTACTAATTCATGGTAATACTGGTTCTGGCAAAACTTACTTATTGAGTAGACTTAAAAGACAATTAAATTATAAGGCGTGTTGTGTTCATATTCCTCCTTTTCCTCAACGGGATAGCATTTGGCGGCGAATTCTGCGCTATACAGTTGATAGTTTAGTACAAGTTGTAGAAAACAATCAAAGCTCTGTATTATTGCTGTGGTTATCGACTATCAAGCAAGATGTGAGTAAAGACACTAGATTAGATTTTTGGCGAAGTGATAAGCAAAAATTTATTAATAAACTTAAAGAGATATATAAACAAGTTAATATTTACGATCCTGATGTTTTCTTTGGAGTTTTGTATGAATTAAATAATCTAGAAGTTGATAACTTAGCTGGCAAATATCTGCGGGGAGATAACTTGAGTGAAGAGTCTTTGCAAAAAATAGGAGTAGAAAAATCTATTAATACAGAGACAACAGCAAGAGAAAACCTAGCTAATTTTAGTAAAATCATGGCTGATATTCAGCCAATCATAATTTGTTTTGATCAAATAGAAAGTATAGCTCGTTTACCAAATGGCTCAATAGATTTAGATATCTTATTCCAAGTCAATGCCAAAATTCGAGAGGAAAATCAAAACTGTCTGATTATTATTAGTATTTCAACTCATAGCTGGGAACAGAATAAATATCAAATTGAACAATCCTATAAAGATACTATTAATCAAACAATAGAATTGAGAAATATTAGCTTGGCTCAAGCAGAATTGCTTTTAGGTTCTAGACTTCACTCTCTACATCAACAGGCAGATACTCAGCCTATTTCTCCTATATATCCTTTAAATCGTCAATTGTTAGAAACCACATTTACGACAGGTAGAACTAATCTCAGAGATGTGTTAATCTATGCTAGGAACGTATATAAAGCTTACAAAGAATGGTTAGCTAAAGATGATAAATCAGATCATTTTAGCTTGTCTAAAAAAAATCAAAATAAAAAAGATGAGTATTTAGAGTTTCTCTCATATTTTAAAGTAAAGTGGCGTGAAGAGTTTTCACAAATTCAGAAACAAATTACACAAGTTAGCCAATTATCATCTCCAGAATTAATTCAGTTTCTCCAAGAAGTTTTATTAGCTTTGCAAATCGAAAAAGTTACAAATCCCCTATTTATTAGAACCAAGTATGCTAGTTATTCACTAAGTTATGAATTGCAGGATAAATCAGAAATAGTGGGAGTTGTTTGGGCAGAAGATCCTAATATAACTAGTTTTTTTCATGTCATGGAAGCTTGTAGGAAAACTCTTGAGAAAAATCCGTCTTTGAAATTGAGTCTAATTCGTGGAGAATCTTTAGGTAATCCCAAAAGTCAGGCTTATAAACTTTATAAAGAAATTTTTATTGGTTCTCATCATCGTTATATTACAACAGATTTAAACTCTGTTCATTATCTAGCTACGTATCATAATTTTGTGAGAAATGCTCGTGAAGGAGATTTGGTAATTGGTAGTAAGATTATCAGTTTAAAAAATTTGCAATCTTTGATTTATACAACTAAGATTTTGCATAATTGTCTTTTATTACAAGAGTTAGGAGTAGTCAAAAAAGCTCATGATTTGGCAACTCAAACTAATGGTAATAATGAACCAACTATGTTTAAGCCTATGAATGAAAAAAACGTATGGAAGGAAAGCAAAGATTATATATTTAATCTAATCATAACTCAGCATTGTTTGAGTAGAAAAGTTTTGCTGAAAAAGGCTTGTAATAACTTTCCAGGATTGAAGAAGTTACAACTAGATGGTTTGATTCAACAGTTATGTTGGGAAAATAAGATTAAAGTTATTGATTCTAAAGCTTCTCCTGAGTCTCAGTTGATTTGTTTGTTTCCTAAAAAGTGA
- a CDS encoding ParB N-terminal domain-containing protein, translated as MEIDGVTSNVPRSNFDEADLDTLADSILESGGILKPLVLKKIGFEKYEVIDGHFEYYAAVRAREKNPNRGEIVNAFIIPAEKEDAALNQVAILKEGDTEKIVNPIDEKTEIGKLLDQNKQIYAMLKQLISNPPANTQKVDVDDRLESLENKIEHLTSVVETLTILVQQVIDLPKPQKLNLVTATDEEIANYLTNENVNQKERKAALEAIRYWRKPNKTLTWANLKTSTKSGAEYSIKGFGPATYQKLKEIAEIRTQ; from the coding sequence GTGGAAATTGATGGTGTAACTTCAAATGTTCCTCGTTCTAACTTTGATGAAGCTGATTTAGATACTCTTGCTGATTCAATATTAGAGTCAGGAGGAATATTGAAACCATTGGTACTTAAAAAAATTGGTTTTGAAAAATATGAAGTAATTGATGGGCATTTTGAATACTATGCTGCTGTAAGAGCTAGAGAAAAAAATCCCAATAGGGGAGAAATTGTTAATGCCTTTATTATCCCTGCTGAAAAAGAAGATGCAGCACTAAATCAAGTAGCAATTCTTAAAGAAGGAGATACTGAAAAAATAGTCAACCCAATAGATGAAAAAACTGAAATTGGTAAATTACTTGATCAAAATAAACAAATTTATGCAATGCTCAAACAACTTATCTCTAATCCACCAGCAAATACACAAAAAGTAGATGTTGACGACAGACTAGAATCACTGGAAAACAAAATAGAACATCTTACATCAGTGGTAGAAACATTAACTATACTTGTTCAACAAGTTATAGATCTGCCAAAGCCGCAGAAATTAAATTTAGTAACAGCAACAGATGAAGAAATTGCAAATTATTTAACAAATGAGAATGTAAACCAGAAAGAAAGAAAAGCAGCATTAGAAGCAATTCGCTATTGGCGGAAACCGAATAAAACTTTAACTTGGGCAAATCTTAAAACATCAACCAAAAGTGGTGCTGAATATAGTATTAAAGGCTTTGGACCTGCTACTTACCAAAAACTCAAAGAGATTGCAGAAATAAGAACACAATAG